A window from Methylococcus mesophilus encodes these proteins:
- a CDS encoding CHRD domain-containing protein, producing the protein MIKNLAVSLLALTLLPLQAAQAGPLLKSTLSGAQTVTDTTVGTATLPVTGLVTGSLGTAEFLLSPDRRALAYTLKVSVMPATAIFMAHIHLGPVGANGPVLFWLYGDPNLDPPNSPVPPNQFPRNDGPFTGQISGVLTAADFDPDPSQGVRNFEEAVKNILAGNAYTNVHTVQYPAGETRGQIETIKK; encoded by the coding sequence GTGATCAAGAATCTTGCGGTTTCCCTATTGGCATTAACCCTCCTGCCCCTCCAGGCTGCTCAGGCAGGACCGCTCCTAAAGAGCACCTTAAGCGGCGCCCAGACCGTTACCGACACCACAGTTGGAACCGCCACACTTCCGGTAACCGGACTCGTAACCGGCTCATTGGGAACAGCCGAATTTCTGCTTTCACCTGACCGCCGCGCATTGGCATATACCCTGAAGGTTTCGGTCATGCCAGCAACCGCGATCTTCATGGCGCATATCCATTTGGGTCCGGTAGGGGCAAATGGTCCGGTTCTGTTCTGGCTTTACGGTGACCCTAATCTCGATCCGCCAAATAGCCCCGTTCCTCCCAACCAATTTCCGCGGAACGATGGCCCGTTTACAGGCCAGATATCCGGTGTATTGACTGCTGCCGACTTCGACCCCGATCCGAGCCAGGGGGTAAGAAACTTTGAAGAGGCAGTAAAGAACATCCTTGCCGGTAACGCCTATACGAATGTTCACACAGTGCAGTATCCGGCCGGTGAAACCCGTGGGCAAATTGAAACGATCAAAAAGTAG
- a CDS encoding DUF2442 domain-containing protein yields the protein MLGTDISAVEVSRIWKHGFWLLLDDEEELFVAFADFPWFSKAPVEQLFRVERPQPHHLYWPDLDVDLHVDSIRHPERFPLVSGMTS from the coding sequence ATGCTTGGCACAGACATTTCGGCGGTTGAGGTTTCTCGCATTTGGAAGCATGGCTTTTGGCTACTCCTTGACGATGAGGAGGAGCTGTTCGTGGCGTTCGCGGATTTTCCGTGGTTTTCCAAGGCGCCGGTGGAGCAGTTGTTTCGTGTCGAACGGCCGCAACCGCATCATCTTTACTGGCCGGATTTGGACGTCGATTTGCACGTGGATTCGATCCGTCATCCGGAGCGGTTTCCTTTGGTCTCTGGGATGACATCCTGA